ATACTCCAGTTTTAAATTCGGTTATTTTCTTGTTGAtatccagtttgtttgtttgttttttagttctttacatattttaaaagtcagccctttatcagatgtgtaGTTAGAAAATCTTTTTCTAGTCTTTGCCTGAATAATGGTGCCCTTTTGCAGACAGAAGGCAACTCTTGCCAGTAGGTGGcactatttgttttttgttttttgagtcccAAGCTGCACTTCGTGAAGTGTCCAGGGTGGCAGCCTAGCCAACAAACAGGAGGATGGGGTGCTGTGGAAATCATGCATTGAGGGCCTTTACCACCTCTCTTTAACTTTTAGTGAAATTTCCATGTGGGAAACTGGGGAGGTGGATAGAGAAGAAACGCAAGATTCTCAAACGGGACACAGAGTCAGAAGATGAACTAGACCAAGATCCAAGGATAGTCAATGGAACGCTGACGAAGCAGGGTGACAGTCCTTGGCAGGTGAGAGGGGATCTTCTCCTGGGACCCCCTGCTGGCATGAGAGAAGCGTTGCTGCCTGAGGGGTACAGGTGAAGGCTGGTAAGGATAGGAGTGAGCATGTTCAGGGTAAGGCATGTATCTTAACTTAGTTAGGGCGtcgctgtgacaaaacaccatgaccaaaggaacttggggaggaaagggtattGTTTGGTGTCCACTTTCACATCGCAGTTAATTGTcaaatgaagtcaggacagggactcaagcaaggcaggaacatggaggcaggagctgatggagaggtgctgctgtttactggcttgctcttcacaCTTGTTCAGTTggctttgttatagaacccaggaccaccatgtggcaccactcacaatgggctgtgccctcccccattaatcacaaatcaagaaaatgctctcaAGGTGGGgcttatgaagacattttctcaactgaggcttcctcctctccaatgactgtagcttgtgtcaagttgacatagccAGCATGCTAAGAattgtgacacatgcctttaatctcagtatgcaggaagcagaggcaggcagatctctgagttcgagcccagcctggtctataaagcaggttccaggacagccaggactacacagagaaactctgtcttgaaaaaccaaaactaaaccgAACAAACAGAAACTAATCAGCCTAACACAGATGGGAGCAAGCAGGAAGAAGAGTTCCAGTGtcaaggaggagatggagagagacagagcttGTGTGGGTGGGAACTAAGGCAGGACTATGCTTATGGAGAAGGGTGGAGCCACAAGGGAGTGCTGACACCAAGCATCCACAGCctcaacagagaagcaaacattTACCTGTTTCTCAGTAAAAGTAAATGTTTATCAGTAAATCTCTGGCTCTGGGACAATGGATATACCAGTAGTTCACAAATTTGAGGAGCTCAGAGACTCTTCAATAACTCAGTAGGACAAAAACCGAAATGGCCTTCagaaaagaggcagaggaaggcccAAGAGAGATACCCCAAGCAGCCTGAACCAGAAAGGCTCCCAGAGGATGTGAGGCCTGGCCTAGTCCAGCTTTGACATTGGTGTGCCTGAGAGTGACTATAGGAACTGCACAGGTCATGTCAGGGAGATTCCCTGACACAGACCAGTACCAGACAGTGTCACAAATAGAAAACACTGGAAAAAGTCTATGTGTTCTAATGGTATCAAGAACCCAGGGGAGTGTTTGAGAAACACTGGGAGCCCCTTAGGACTCAAGGGTCCTATTCCAGGAATGGTCAGAAACAGTCGAATATGTTGTTTTTAGGCAATCCTTCTGGACTCCAAGAAGAAGCTGGTCTGTGGAGGAGTGCTTATCAACACCTTCTGGGTGCTAACGGCAGCCCACTGCGTGGAGAGCGCCAAGAAGCTTACCGTGAGGCTTGGTGAGGGCTGCAGCCAGGCAGGAGCAGACGGAGGCCTGGGGTGGCTCAGGGGAGGCAAGCTTGCTGTCTAAGGGTGTGCGAGCCTGGCAATTCCATACTGAGGCTCCACAGAGGATGCATGTAGGCAATTGTGCTAGCATCTGCTCACACTGGGACTCCAGTCAGCTGGAATTTTCTGGTGTTTATCTGAGATCTAGGCCCACGCATTTGTGATTGAGCAGGGGATCTTCTCACTCCTGCTCCTGTGGAGGCAGCTCTGTGTTGGCCTCGGCACCTGGCCATGGCCAGACCCATGACACTACGTGAGCTTCACGTAGACTGACAGGGTGGAGCTGTGTAACATTGGATAGCCTTGCTAGCTGCTCCCCTAGGAGTCTGAGATTCCCAAGTCCAAGCCCTACTCTGTGACAATTTCTGGAGGGGTTCTGCTTCCCAGAGCCATCAGCTGCCGAAGAGGACCTGCTTTTTTTCTATGGTCCAGATCATTCTTCCTAGCAGTGCCTGGGTCTTGCTGATGCTCCTTCTTGGGTCTTGCTGGTGCTCCTCCTTGGCCTTGCTGGTGCTCCTCCTTGGGCCTTGTTGGTGCTCCTCCTTGGCCTTGCTGGTGCTCCTCCTTGGGCCTTGTTTGTGCTCCCCTTGCTGCCCTGGAGACAGTCTCTTCAGTGATGTTGCTCTTTGCTGACTCTGCTTGGTCTTGGGTCTATAGGAATCTCTGGCTTTTCTGCTGTTTCAAACTTCATTTTGCTGTTCTATCTGTGAATTCTGGGTGCAGGCTATCCCCTTGCCCCTTAGGAGCTGATGCCCTAGGGCCTACCTACTCATGTTTCTGGCAGGAAATCTCACATTTGGTAGGGTTCTGAGGCACAGGGACTCCATTCAGGACAGCAGAAGGCCCACGGTCGTGTAGGCTTCCCCAAGGTACTCTAATAACATTTTTACCTTGCAGGTGAGTATGATCTGCGACGCAGGGACCACTGGGAAGTGGACCTGGAAATCAAGGAGATTCTCGTCCACCCTAACTACACTCGGAGCAGCAGTGACAATGACATTGCACTGCTCCTCCTGGCCAAGGAAGCCGCTCTCTCTAAAACCATAGTGCCCATCTGCCTGCCAAACAATGGCCTGGCGGAGGAGCTCACTCAGGCTGGCCAGGAGACAGTGGTGACAGGCTGGGGCTATCAAAGTGACAAAATCAAGGATGGCAAAAGGAACCGAACCTTCATCCTCACCTTCATCCGCATCCCTTTGGCTGCTCGAAATGAGTGTGTGCAGGTCATGAGCCATGTGGTCTCAGAGAACATGCTGTGTGCAGGCATCATCGGTGACACGAGAGATGCCTGTGATGGTGACAGTGGGGGGCCGATGGTGGTCTTTTTTCGGGGTACCTGGTTTCTGGTGGGCCTGGTGAGTTGGGGTGAGGGTTGCGGGCACCTCAATAACTATGGCGTCTACACCAGAGTGGGCAGCTACCTCGAATGGATCCACAGCAATATCGGGGAAAAGGATGCCTCCCTTAAGAACCAGAAGTCACTCTTAGAGTAAGGCTGGGCTAGTGAGTACCAAGACAGAGGACATTAAAGGGGCATGCAACAAACACACCTACCTGAGTACCTGTCTGTCTTTCCATCCTTTTTATGAGTGATTCTGGAGGAAAGTAATGTTAGTTGAGCATTTACTATACACCAAGTGTTTAAAAAGAACCTGTTTAACTCCCAAAGCAgttgtgtggggtgggggtggcagaaGATCTAGTGGGATCTGAGCTGGTTTCACATGTGAGGGGCTGGGATGGTTTATAGAAagaagtttggggttttttgttgttgttgttgttttaagttaCTACAAGAGATTAAGCGAGCCTTTCTCAGGGCCTCAGAAAGAGCCCGTGCTAGTTACATCAGAAAAGCTTGCCAGTGACAGGGCAGCCAGTAAGTCTCAGAATGGCCATGTGGTGCAGCCAAGATTCAAACCAAGGTCACATCCCAAACCCAGCTGCTTCTCTTTTCCATTATTCCTGGGTGGATGGGGGGGATAGGGGGTGTGTGAGTGGgtcatgcatgtgtgcttgtgtgtgtggtatatacttATGTTTGgggaccagaggacaacttcatgtGTTGTTTCTCAAGCactgtccacttttttttttttttttttggacacgaGGTCTCTCACTGTCCTGAAATCTACccagtaggctaggctggctggccatcaacccccaccccaccctggctTTGACAAGTAGAGACAGAATATCAGTAGCCCACTGGGGAAGTAACCAGATGCCCAGAAGGTGCTCCTCATAATGACATTACAGTTTTGTTGAGGAATCTGTTTAATAATGAAGTTAtaggctgggtgtagtggcaGCACCTGCAGTCCCCGATACTCTTGAGCCTGAGGCAAGATTGCTACAGTCCAAGAGGTGGGGATATCCTGGGTAACATAGCAAAATCCCTTCTATTAAAAGaatagaagggaaggaagaaggaaaagtagAGTGTGGAGGAGgaacaggggagggagggagaaggggagggagtctGTCTCAGagagggttttgctgctgtgaggagaaaccatgaccaaggcaagacttgtaaggacaacatttaattggggctggcttacaggttcagaggttcagtccattatcatcaaggtgggaacatggcagcaccaggcaggcatggtgcaggaggagctgagaattctacatcttcatctgaagactgctaggagaagactgacttccaggcagctaggatgagagtcttaaagcccacacccacagtgacacacctactccaacaaggacacacctactccaacagggccacacctactccaacagggccatacctcctaatcgtgccacttcctgggccaagcatatacaaaccatcacaaagttCAACTAGACCACCACTGGGGCATGGACAAGCTGCAGAGTCCACCCCTAGAGGGACTTGTCTCTCCCTTCCACAGCAGTCACTAGTTTCAAATAGCCCCTCAAGGACAGATGGCGCCTGTGAGCCTCATCGCTCCAGGCTGGATGCTGGCTGGCTTGATCTTTTGCAGATCTGGCacagctctgttttgtttttttaatctattaattGTTTTTGAGATGGAGAACATGCTCATGCCATGCCACcagcgtggaggtcagaggacggcTTTCAAGAGTCACTCCTCTCCTTTCAATGTgatcagactcaggttgtcagctcGGCAGCAGATGCCCTTACCTGCTAGGCCTTCTTGCTGGCCCCAAAAGGGCATAATTAGGTGAGACAAGATTTACATTGGAAAAAAAGCTGAGATAATTGATCTTAAAATTAGTCCAGCTTTCTGTGGTTCCAAATTGGGtaaatgttttttcttctctggttGTGGTGGTTCATTTTAGTTGTCAATTTGACTGAATTAGGCAATAATCAATCAGTTAGCAGGTGTGTCGTTCTAGTTCTGGCTACTATAATAAAAGACTTGAGGCAGGCCAACTTTATAAAGAAGAGATATTTACTTAGCTCACCATACATACATAGtagtaaaacaaaaattttaaatgtttgctcATGTTGAAGtagaataaagtagaaaatacCAATTATTAGATACTAACTTACTGATTTATTTAGTGATTTACTTAAAGCCCTGCTTGCACTGTCTGTTTATCAAGCATGACGTTACATGCTACCTGGAACAAAATGAcctggagaaagagctgaaaggTCATTGCCATTAACCTGCTGGCTGCCAAATGTGTTTCTGTTAGATCTTCCTTGCTTGCCTGCCTCAACTTACAGTTCTAAAGCAAAACTGAGAACACAAGCTGTACCTAGGATTGAAGCCTTTCAGGAGGTATCCTGGCTTTGGTTCAC
This DNA window, taken from Arvicanthis niloticus isolate mArvNil1 chromosome 14, mArvNil1.pat.X, whole genome shotgun sequence, encodes the following:
- the Proc gene encoding vitamin K-dependent protein C translates to MWHFRIFLLFLSTWGISGTPAHPGPVFSSSKYAHQVLRVRRANSFLEEVRPGSLERECMEEICDFEEAQEVFQNVEDTLAFWTKYFDGDQCMAPPLDHQCNSPCCGHGTCIDGLGSFSCSCNEGWEGKFCQQEHLQDCRVNNGGCFHYCLEESNGRRCACAPGYELSDDHRHCKSIVKFPCGKLGRWIEKKRKILKRDTESEDELDQDPRIVNGTLTKQGDSPWQAILLDSKKKLVCGGVLINTFWVLTAAHCVESAKKLTVRLGEYDLRRRDHWEVDLEIKEILVHPNYTRSSSDNDIALLLLAKEAALSKTIVPICLPNNGLAEELTQAGQETVVTGWGYQSDKIKDGKRNRTFILTFIRIPLAARNECVQVMSHVVSENMLCAGIIGDTRDACDGDSGGPMVVFFRGTWFLVGLVSWGEGCGHLNNYGVYTRVGSYLEWIHSNIGEKDASLKNQKSLLE